The genomic segment CTTACCTTCGCAATGTCGCGCGCGATCGGCCGCGAGTTGCAGCCGGGTGATGAGATTCTCCTCACAACTCTCGATCATGATGCCAACTTCTCTCCCTGGAAGGCCCTCGAGGAAAGAGGCGTGGTCATTCAGGTAGCAGGCATTCGCGAAGAGGACTGCACACTCGATCTCGACGACCTGAAGAGGAAGTTAAGCCGCCGGACCAAGCTCGTGGCAGTAGGCTATGCTTCCAATGCAGTTGGGACCATCAATCCGGTTCGAGAGATTACGCGCCTCGCCCATTCTGCCGGTGCAATGACATTTATAGACGCGGTGCACTATGCCCCTCATGGTCTGATCGATGTAAAAGGCCTTGACTGCGACTTCCTCGTCTGCTCGCCATACAAATTCTTTGGGCCGCACATGGGTGTGCTCTTCGGGAAGCGCGAACATTTGGACCGAGTTCAACCTTATAGGGTTCGGCCGTCGCATGATGAGGCTCCTGACCGGTGGGAAACCGGAACCCTCGCACACGAGTTGATCGCCGGGATCGGCGTGGCTGTTGAGTATATCGCTGGCTTGGGGAGGCACTGTAATCCTGGAGCGACGACGCGACGGGAAGCCTTGGAAGCGGCATATCGCAACACTGTCTCATATGAACGAAGCCTGATCACACGGCTGATCGACGGCTTGCTGACTATTCCCAGTCTGCGCATCTATGGGATCACGGATCCCAAGCGATTTGACGAACGTTGCTCAACGCTATCGCTCCGGATCGGCGACCATTCTCCGAAGGCGATCGCCGAGTTCCTCGCAAATCGCGGCATCTTCACATGGGACGGGAACTATTACGCACTAAATCTGATGGAGCGCCTGGGAGTGGAACAGAAAGGCGGAATGCTGCGCATCGGCCTGGTTCATTACAACACCTTCGAAGAGGTGGAGCGCCTGCTCGATGCGCTGCGCGCCTTAACCTCTTAACGAAAGCCCGGCGATAACCCACCTTCGACTTTGCTTCTCAATCTCGATGAGTGCGTTGGCAGATATCGGCAATGGACAACCAGAGGCATTTGTCAGGCTAGCCGGTTCTACAGACATGTGGATGCATTCGAATCCATTTCGGGGCCTCCTTCTATCCAGCGCCCACTAAAAGTCGAGATGATCCTCCACGCACTGGAGATCGCGATCGAACGCTCTGCGTCGAGACCTCGCTGACTCGGCAAATCGGCGGCACTGACGCGAATTTCAATCAACCCTGGTATCCGGAAGCATGAAAAGGCTATCGAGGCACTTGCGACTGACAATCCTGCACAGATCACCATGACGATTCTGAAACCCAAACACGAATCCCTATTGAGCGACAGCGCTGATAGCGGATTTCTTTGCAGGATCGAGGTTGGTTGGGGGCTGGAGATCAGCGAGCTTGGCTTCCTGTCCTTGAAACCCTGGAACTCGGCCGACGATAGCGAAAGATGATTCAGGCCATGTTCGAGCCGGACGCGAAAAGGGACCACTACTAGAATTCCAAGAAGAGCGATTCCAAGCACTCCGGCTGCGCGCGCGATGGCGTTGTTGATGAGCGTTGAACGGCTAAGGCGCTGTTCAGCGTCCGGTTAGAACTGGCTGCCAACAGTACGATAATCACGGTCACCTCACCTCTTCATCACTTCACGAAGCACACTACAAAGAGCTTTGCTGGAAATGGAGCTAGTTTTCATCTCGACTGAAACGACAGCTCCTATGCTTTCGTGAGTGCTACGACTGGGATTTCTCAAATGCCAAATCCAATCGAATTCGTTGGGAACGTCAACCTGTTCGGATTTCGAACGATGAGGGACGCCCTTCGCAGGCCTTTCGAAGTTGCTCAGATCCTGCGCCAGATAGCCGAGATTGGAGCGAAGTCGTTGCCTCTCGTGATCTCTTCGGGCTTCGCGTTAGGAATGGTCATGACGCTCCATACTCGGGGTACCTTGGTGACTTTCGGGGCAGAAGCGCTCATTCCAACCGTGCAGTCGTTGGGCTTCTTTGTCGAGATCGGACCGCTCGTCACCGCACTCCTGGTTTCGGGTCGTGTCGGCTCCGGAATCGGAGCCGTGCTAGCGAACATGCGGGCAACAGAACAAATCGATGGCATCGAATCGCTGTCGATTGATGCCTTCAAATTCCTCGTTGTTCCGCGCGTAATCGCGTGTGTCATCTCGATGCCACTGCTCACTCTCTTCGCCGATTTTGCGGGACTTTTGGGTGGATTCGTATCGGAGCACTCGTCTTCGGGAATGTCGTTCTCACTTTACCTGTCCCGTGCATTTGCAAACCTCGAGCTGTCGAACTTCATTTTGCCCACTTCCAAGACTGCTGTGTTCGGCTTAATTATCGGTACAGTTTCGTCGTACTTCGGTTACACCACCAACGAGGGCTCGCAAGGTGTCGGCCGGGCAGCAACCAACAGCGTGGTCGTCTCTTCTTTGCTCATCATTTTCGTGGACGTGGTCTTGGTGAAGTGCATCTTCTTCCTATTGCCGGAGAATGCGCTATGAGAGACGTGCCCACAGGATCCGTGGCTTTTGACGAAGTATCCAAGGCGTTTGGCCCCAAGCAGGTGCTCCGGAACGTTTCGTTTGAGATTCGACAGGGAGAGATTGTTTGCATCCTCGGGAGAAGCGGGACGGGGAAGAGCGTGACACTCAAACTGCTCATGGCATTGCTGAAACCCGACCAAGGAAAGATTTGGGTCGATGGAGACGAAATCACCGGTATGAGGGAGGCGGAACTGTCGAAGGTGCGGCGGAAGATGGGTTTCCTATTTCAAGACGCGGCTCTGTTCGATTCGCTCTCACTCTACGAGAACCTGGCGTTGCCGCTTCAACGATTGACTGGCAAATCGAAAGACGAGATCGATGCCGTAGTGGATAGCGTGCTGAAACAAGTGGGCCTGGCAGGCGACAAACTCAAGAGACCGTCGGAGCTATCGGGCGGAATGCGCAAGCGTGCGGGCCTCGCGCGCGCGCTGGTTCTAGAGCCAAAGATCCTACTGGCTGATGAGCCAAGCAGTGGTCTCGATAGGATTACAGCCTCCGAGATTGACGACCTCTTTCTACGGCAACGAGCTGCCAGTAACACAACTATCCTGATCGTCACTCATGACGTCCACGGGGCCAGGAAGGTTGGAGATCGTTTCGCAGTCTTCGACAAGGGCGATCTGGCCGCATTCGGAACAGCTGCAGAGGTAGAACGCAGCGACCACGAAACCGCACGGAGACTTATTTCGGAAGGATAGCCGTTATGAATCGTAGTGTCGCTGTTGGACTCTTTGTTCTGATCGGATTTGCATTGTTTACGGCAGGCCTGTTTCTCATCGGGAACCGCCATGAGGCCTTCCAAAAGCATCTCACGCTCTACACCGAATTCGCCGACCTCTCAGGTCTGGCTAAAGGGTCGAAAGTGGAGGTGGGAGGCATGGACGCTGGCCGGATCGAAGAGATCTCTATTCCCAACTCACCGTCATCAAAGTTCCGAGTCAGATTTCGGATCATTGACACGTTTCGCGGGCTGGTCCGCAAGGATTCGGTTGCGTCGATCACTACCGCAGGCTTGGTTGGAGACACGTATCTTTCGGTTGGTCCGGGAAGCAGTGCTTCGCCGTCCGCGGTACCAAATTCGACGCTCGGGAGCAAAGAGCCGATCGAATTGGCCGACCTTGTAGGCCAAGCCAAAGGAACGATCGCTGACGTAGACGAAACGGTGAAGAATGCCAATGGATTGCTGACATCTGTGGGGGGAAACTTGAACGTGACGCTGGGGACTGCACGCGGAACGTTGATCGATGTCGATGATGTTGTCGGAGGACTCAAACGCGGGGAAGGGCCTGCAGGAATGCTGCTCCACGACCCGGAAGTCGCCAGTTCGATCAGACGTACCATCGCGAACACCGAACAGGTGACGTCCAGTTTGCGCATTACAGCGGACCAAACCAACGCACTGGTCAATGATGTCTCTTCGCGGAGCATCCCTCAGAAGATTGATGACGTTCTTGTATCCGTACGAGACGCAGCATCAAACTTGGACTCGACTACCAAAGCAGTGCAAACAACGATAGCGGAACTCACACAGCCGGACGAACATGGTGTCGCGGCCGGAGTCAATTTGCGCGACGCAATCTCTAATGTGAGTACTGCTACAGGAAACATGGCCGAGGACTCGGAGGCGCTAAAGCACAATCTTCTGACTCGCGGCTTCTTCCGCAAGCGCGGTTACTACACCCTTACCAACATCTCTCCGGCCGTTTACCGGCGTGACCGGCTATCCGCAAGCCCGGGTAATCATCGGAGTTGGCTTGGTACGGACCAGCTCTTTCATCAGGCTAGCAATGGCACAGAGGAACTGAGCTCAGCCGGCAAAGAGCTGATTGACCAAGAATTGGCAAAGTATGGGGATGCGGTTGTGAGCCATCCGATTATGGTGGAAGGCTATTCGGCCGGCACAAACACAGTTGAAAAAATAGAGACTTCACGGGCGCGTGCAATCCTGGTCCGCAACTATATTCTGTCGCGGTTTCATCTAGAGTCAATGTCAGTTGGAGCGGTCGCACTCGATGACCAGCCACCTAAAGGGGCCGGCCGCACAACCTGGAATGGCGTTTCAATCGTTCTGCTGTCAAGGGCGCGTTAGGCACCCACAATCGGGGAGATTCCTCTTCCGGTGTTTCCAATCGTATATAGGGCCGCGGGACCTTCGTGTCCGGCGCCGGTGAACGGGACGCAGCGCCACAGCAAATCCATTCCATGCTCAATCCCGCACTTCAAGGAGCCACCGGCTTCCCGCCGGGGACCTCACTGCCGCCTTGACTGGCGGAGGCCATGCTCGCTTGCCGATCGGGGCTTGCAGGCAATCGGTGACGTGCTGCGCCTTCACCGCGCAGTCCCCGCGCCCCAGCACCACCGCAGCCCCGTCATCCTGAGCGACAAGGGCGCTGGACTGCCACTCGTCCAGTTTCGCAGTCCGGAGCTTTGCCCCCTTGCGATTCCCTCGACTACGAAAGGTGATGCTCTTCGGATCGGCCCAGAATCACGGGACTGCAACGGGGGACACCTTCAGCGAGAGAATTGAGTGCCCTTACCGATCACTTGAATTGGCCGCGCGCTCCGCTTAACATACAGTGCTCACAGGCTAAAACGGCTGCGGATGCTTTATCGTAGCTGGACCGGTACCTTGTAGGAATCTCAGCCGCCATCCAGCGCCGCTGGCA from the Occallatibacter riparius genome contains:
- a CDS encoding cysteine desulfurase-like protein, coding for MSAGELGLGATLDIEWVRSQFPSLETQVNGQPVVFMDGPAGTQVPMQVIGAIQDYLINSNANTGGAFLTSCHSDEMIANTRAAMADFFHCDPCEVVFGQNMTTLTFAMSRAIGRELQPGDEILLTTLDHDANFSPWKALEERGVVIQVAGIREEDCTLDLDDLKRKLSRRTKLVAVGYASNAVGTINPVREITRLAHSAGAMTFIDAVHYAPHGLIDVKGLDCDFLVCSPYKFFGPHMGVLFGKREHLDRVQPYRVRPSHDEAPDRWETGTLAHELIAGIGVAVEYIAGLGRHCNPGATTRREALEAAYRNTVSYERSLITRLIDGLLTIPSLRIYGITDPKRFDERCSTLSLRIGDHSPKAIAEFLANRGIFTWDGNYYALNLMERLGVEQKGGMLRIGLVHYNTFEEVERLLDALRALTS
- a CDS encoding MlaE family ABC transporter permease translates to MPNPIEFVGNVNLFGFRTMRDALRRPFEVAQILRQIAEIGAKSLPLVISSGFALGMVMTLHTRGTLVTFGAEALIPTVQSLGFFVEIGPLVTALLVSGRVGSGIGAVLANMRATEQIDGIESLSIDAFKFLVVPRVIACVISMPLLTLFADFAGLLGGFVSEHSSSGMSFSLYLSRAFANLELSNFILPTSKTAVFGLIIGTVSSYFGYTTNEGSQGVGRAATNSVVVSSLLIIFVDVVLVKCIFFLLPENAL
- a CDS encoding ABC transporter ATP-binding protein — its product is MRDVPTGSVAFDEVSKAFGPKQVLRNVSFEIRQGEIVCILGRSGTGKSVTLKLLMALLKPDQGKIWVDGDEITGMREAELSKVRRKMGFLFQDAALFDSLSLYENLALPLQRLTGKSKDEIDAVVDSVLKQVGLAGDKLKRPSELSGGMRKRAGLARALVLEPKILLADEPSSGLDRITASEIDDLFLRQRAASNTTILIVTHDVHGARKVGDRFAVFDKGDLAAFGTAAEVERSDHETARRLISEG
- a CDS encoding MlaD family protein, which codes for MNRSVAVGLFVLIGFALFTAGLFLIGNRHEAFQKHLTLYTEFADLSGLAKGSKVEVGGMDAGRIEEISIPNSPSSKFRVRFRIIDTFRGLVRKDSVASITTAGLVGDTYLSVGPGSSASPSAVPNSTLGSKEPIELADLVGQAKGTIADVDETVKNANGLLTSVGGNLNVTLGTARGTLIDVDDVVGGLKRGEGPAGMLLHDPEVASSIRRTIANTEQVTSSLRITADQTNALVNDVSSRSIPQKIDDVLVSVRDAASNLDSTTKAVQTTIAELTQPDEHGVAAGVNLRDAISNVSTATGNMAEDSEALKHNLLTRGFFRKRGYYTLTNISPAVYRRDRLSASPGNHRSWLGTDQLFHQASNGTEELSSAGKELIDQELAKYGDAVVSHPIMVEGYSAGTNTVEKIETSRARAILVRNYILSRFHLESMSVGAVALDDQPPKGAGRTTWNGVSIVLLSRAR